From Treponema sp. OMZ 787:
GAAAATATTAATGAAAGGAATTCGGAAAACGAAGGAACTTTTCTGCTGTAAATAAAGGCGTAAGCCATTTCTTTTAGGTCAAAAAAGATTTCGATTGAAAGAATAAGAATACCGATAAGCATTGCGAAAGAAAGTACAATCTCGACTCTTCCTGCCAATCGTGCAGCCCGCCGCCTTAGGTTTTGTTGGTGAAAAAAAGTTTTAAATTTTTGCATAATATTCTCCATTTATTAGTTTAAAATTTTTTTGGCAGTATACATAAAAGCATTTTTTTTGTCAATCTTTTGATTTTTTTCTTAATGTAGTTATAAAAAGAAAGCAGCCCGAAAAGGAGGAGAAAGGGCTGCTTGTGAATAGAATAATAGTGTGTATCTTCTGTGTACGAAAATAATATACTTAATTTTAAGATAAATGTCAATACTTATGAATAAAAAAGTGCGATTTTCTTGATATTCTTGCATATTGTACGGTTTTCTAACATATTCTGCTGTGCTTTTATATAATAATTTTTGCCTTGCACTTTAGTTTTAAATAGGTTATACTTATACACTGGAGGTAAGCATGAGTATTCATATAGCTGCAAAACAAGGCGAAATTGCCGATAAAATTCTTTTACCGGGAGATCCCCTAAGGGCCGAATTCGTTGCTAATAATTTTTTGGAAGATCCCCAATGTTATAACAAGGTGAGGGGAATGTTGGGCTTTACCGGCACCTATAAGGGAGTAAGGGTTTCTGTTCAAGGAACAGGAATGGGACAGCCTTCTTTTTCAATATACGCAAATGAACTTTTTAGCGAGTATGGTGTGCAAAAGGCTATCCGCATCGGAACTGCCGGAGCCTTGCAAAAGGATATAGGTTTGAGGGATGTAGTTTTGGCTATGTCTGCCTCTACAGATTCCGGAATTAACACTCACCGGTTTAGGGGCTGCCACTACGCACCCACTGCCGACTGGAAGCTCTTGAAAAATGCCTATGACCATGCCCAAAAGATGGGAGTAAATCCCTTGGTAGGTTCTATTGCAAGCTCAGATGTTTTTTATGATGATCTTGAAACATGGAAGATGTGGGCTGCGTATGGGGTTTTGGCTGTCGAAATGGAAGCTGCCGAGCTTTATACTCTTGCAGCTAAGTACAAAAGACAGGCTCTTGCCGTGCTTACTATTTCGGATAATGTTGTTACGCACGAGCAGACAAGTTCCGAAGAGCGGCAAACTACATTTAAAACCATGATGGAAATTGCCTTAGAGGCAATAATAGCTTAACCGCTCTAAAAGTTTAAACTGCGACTACCTCGGTAACTTCGGGAAACATGTCCTTAAGCTGCTCTTCAACGCCCATCTTGAGCGTGTAGATGGCCATAGGACATGAGCCGCAGGCTCCCTTTAACTTAACATAAACCTTTCCGTTTTCATCAACAGAATGAAGTTCTATATCTCCGCCGTCAGCCTGCAAATAAGGCCTTACCAAGGCTATGCCTTTTTCGACTTCTTCTTTAACCAACATAATGACCTCCGTTATTTTAATGCTCCACAAAATATACAAAAAATATGAGGAGAAAGCAAGCATAGCTAAAACTCATACCCTATACTGACTTTTATAAAATGATTGTTTTGGTAACAGCCCAATTTACCGTTTTTTTTGCCGCCGAAAAAGCCGATTCCTAGGTCAAAGTCGATTGTGCCTATCAGCCAAGAAAGTTCGGGGTTTATCATAAAATCAGCATCTTCTATTCCTACAAGAGCGTTGAGTTTCCATTCGAGAGAGCCTCGTACCAAGGTTTGAGAAAGGCTTAAAAGAAGGCGTGTGTCTGTGATGGGTATTCCCTTTTCCGTATCAAGGCTGAGCTTGTCTTGATTTATTCCCGAATTTAAAAGCCGTATAGTTTCGGCTGCTTGAAGTCTCAAATTTATATTTTTAGGAAGAGCGTATACTAGGCCTAAATTCCATGCAAGGTGAGGATTATATATATCGGGATTGTTTCCTTTTAGGTCAGAGCTGATATTTGCGGCAAATTCGGTCTGTACTGTGAACTTTCCGAACATGGCCTCGTAGTCGGCCCCAATTTGGTGATAGCGGTTGTATATGAGCGTAGCCTTTTCAAAGACATTTTTAAATTCGGCTTCGGTAGAAGCTGAAGGCGTATGACTCGATTTAAAATTCGGCTTATGAAAAAAGCCTGTAAAATACTGAAAACCTAGGTCGTGCTTACCGTCAATGTTAAGAGTATAACGCAAACCGCCTTGAGCATAGTCAAGGGTATCAGCTTTTTTAGCATTTAAAAAACGTTCCTTTCTTGCCTGATTCAGACCGGCATTGTCTGAGGAAACAGGCAGCTCTCTTGTAAGGTTGATAAAGGGGGACTGCTCCCATCGGCCGCCGAGAGCAAATTCATCGGCTTCGAAAACCGGAAGATATACAAATTCTATTTTCATGTCCTTAGGTAAGTAAGCCGAAAGAAAAAACACGGGTGCCGAGTTTTTTATTTTTTCTGGATAGAATTCGTAGGGTTTGCTGTAGTCTTTAGGATTTACTATATCCAAAACGCTTAAAAAATGAGCTCTTCCCCAGTTTACTTTTTTGATTCCTCCGCCGAAAACTACGGGCCCTGTAAGAGCTTGCATATATGCCTCATCAACCCACCTAGGGAAAAGAGGCTTGGGAAAGTATTCTGACTTTCCGCCCATCTCGGCGGCAATGGTCTTGGCGTTTAAGTTTACCGAGGCATAGGCTTCGGCAAGGGGCGACTTAGCTTCCAGATGAAGGCTGCCCCAAAGAGGGAAGGGGAACTGATAGCTTTCTGGCCTTTTAAAAGCATCAAAGAAAATATCGGTTCCGGTGTAAAAAGCTCCTCCGAAATCTATGCTGAATACGCTTGATTCACTGCTGCTTTCTTCATCATCAAAGCCGAAATCTCCTAAGTCGGCTTCTTCACTAAAAATCAATGAACTTATCAAAAGGATAAAAATTAAACTAAAAAAAAACTTTTTCATATTGCAAAGCCCCTTATGATTGAGGCCTTAAAAAATCGAATTTTTTAAGGCCTCGTAAATAATTTATTTTTTACCTGTTTCCAAGTACTTTTGTGTAAAAATGTAATCGGGTATCTTCATGCCGTATTCTATTCTTTTTATAGAAATAACTGTGGAAGTATTTGTTTTGACGGTTGAAAGCTTTGTCTTATGAGCTGTCATTATTCCGTTTACTTCCTTATAATCGTAAAGCTCAAGAATCTTTACAAGCTGTGAACCTTGATAAAATTCGGCCTTAAGTAAAAGATTTTTATCCTTTGTGATCCGCATTATGGTTTTTGAATATGTGTAGTTCTTATCCTTGGGCGTAGATTCGATAATATAAACAAGTTTGCCTTCATATTCTTCTTCGCCTAAGATCTTAAAATTATCGAGTTTTGTATCCCTTTCCATAAATGAAATATCGTTATTTGAAAAGTCGGAACCCATGAACGGCTCATCGGCACTTCCTTGGGCCGATATTTTTTGCACCTTCTTTGTTTGGGCTAAATACATTCTCTGGTCTGTCGAGCCGTCTGCTTTTTCGATCATTAAAAACCTTGAACCCTTATAAGAGGGAGGGTTTCGTATTTCGACAAACATTCTTTGTAGGCCTTTTTTATCCAAAGAAGAGTATTGTCTAATCTCCAATGTGGAAAGGGTTTTTCCTCCTGCCTGCATATCCAAACTTGATTCCGAGCCAAGTGAAGATGCAGTATTTTTTGTCTTTGTTTTAGCTGCAATTTCTTCTGCACTTTGTGCAAAAATTAAACTGCAAAATCCGATAGCAAAAATTAAACTCAAAGTAAGTTTTTTCATACTCCCTCCGTATCTTTTTCTTCATTAAAAGAATATTCGTTTTTTAATTCCTTTATATCTACAGGTAAAAGTTTTTTTATAAACTTTGGTTTCACTAAATTTAATAAAACTGGAAGAATAGTCAAGCTGCCGAAGGAGCTTGTTATCATTATAAGGGCAATTAAAAAACCAAGCTCTGAAAGCATATTAAATTTTGAAAGCATTAGAACTGCAAAACCTGCACCTACCGAAACCGCATTGAACAATATAGCCTTTCCCGAGCCCAAAAAGGCTAGGTATAAAAATTTCGGATCTCCATTGGTTCTTATAAGGCATTTGTGGTAGGCGGCTAAAAAATGGATGGTGTAGTCAACTCCTATTCCGATTGCAAAACTTGCAACCATTGCTGTTCCTATGTTGAGCTTTATTCCCAAGGCTCCCATTATTCCGAAGTTAATTAAAATTGAGAGTGCTAAAGGAAGAATACCAAAGAGGCCTGCAAAGGCTGATCGATAGTATATTGAAAGAATCAAAAAAACTATAAATAAGGAAACTCCTACCGAAATAAGCTGGGATTCTACTACGAGTTTGTTTAAGGTTTTTTCGACCAATACGAAGCCGCCTGTTTCAGCGATTATATCTTCAGGAAATTTCAAGCGTACATAATCGTTAATTTCTTCCAGAACCCTGTCGGTATCCTGCTGCCCTACGGTGCGCAGCTGAATGTTTACTTTTAAAGTTTTAGGATCGGTATTGTTATCTAAAAAACCTTCCGTATTTTTTCCTAAAAGAATAAGATAGTTTTGCATTATGGCTGAAAGTTCCTCTTGAGAATTTTTTCCGTATTTTTTAGGATCTGTTGGAATTTCATAGTAGGCAAGTCCCTTATAGTTTAATTTTTTGCCTAATTCGTAAACCAGGCTTTCTGCTGGAAGATTGTTTTTTATACGTTCTTTTGAAGCATCGTTAAGCATAGCCATAATTTCTTCTTGACTGTACTGCTTTTTAGGTTTAGAGCTGCTTTCTGCAGCTCGGCTACCGCTGTCGGCTTCCTCTTCAAAATTTCCAAAATCGCCGAAACTTGCAAAGTCATCAAAGCTGCCGAAATCATCTGAAGATTCCGCCTCATTTATATCGGCTGCCTGTATTCCTTCAGGAGATTCATCGGCATTATAAACCTGATTTAACCGCTTAATCAGAGGTACGATTGAAGTAACCTTTCCTACATCTTCAACTTCTTCTTCCAAGAAAAAGGAAAGATCATCAATTGCTTTCAAAATATCCGGCCGCAAAACATTTGATCCGTCCTTAGCCTTAATTACCATTTCAAGGAGCTTTGATCCGCCGAATTTTTCACGCATAAATACATCGGACTGAATTACCGCAACATCCTTCTCAAAATATTCCATTAAAACATTATCTATAACGAGTTTTTTAAGTCCGAATACTGAAAGAACTACTATAAGACCGGCAAAAAGAATTACCGATCGGGAATGTTCCGAAATAAGAACAAATGTTGTCGCTATACCGCGGTCTAAGCCTCCTGTAGTATCTTTTTTATTGGCCCACCGCATTGAAGGTTTTTTCGGTCCTCGCAATATCAAGATACTAGGGATCAATGTTATGGATATTAAAAAAGCTGCTGCAACGCCGAAGCTCGAAAAAATCCCGAATTCAAAAATGGGAACAACTGAGGTAAAACAAAAGGAAACAAAACCCGCAAATGTTGTGAGGGCAGCCAAAAAAACCGGCCTTATAACCTCGCTTAAGGCCTTAACGACCTGCCTTTTATGTTCTTCTTTTGAAATAGAATCATCTTGAACGACCTCATCATAGTAGTGGTTGATAACATGAATTCCATAAGCCGAACCTACGGCAATCAAAATAATCGGTAAAATTGTAGAAAGAATCGATAATGGAACATTAAAAAGAGCCATAGCTCCGAGCGACCAGATTACGGAACATATAACCGTCAATAACGGCAGAAAAACACCGGTAAACCTTCTAAAAGAAAGAAATAGGACACCCAAAACAACAATGATAACAAGAGGTACTAAAAAACTTAAGTCATGGGCCGTTGCCTCGTTGACTATCTCGTTAAAAATAGGAGCTCCGGTTAAATAAATTTTGGAATCGGGAAAATCCCAAGCCTCTGTCAGCTTCATAATTTTACGGCAGGCTGCAATAGTTGCAGGAGAGCCGCTTTCTTCGTTTGTTATATTAAGAAAAACAAGAATTTGGGTTGCCCGTAAATCTTCAGAAACAAGGCTTCTTTCATACATATCCCAACTGCGGAGCTTATTTTTGACAGCCTTAATTTCTTCTTCAGTACCGGAAAAATCAGCAGGAATAATAGGCTCGCTTACAATTCCGTCTTCCCCGTTGTCTATGTGTGTTGTGCTTGTTATCAGCACAGTGTTTTTTACCAAGTCGATTTCTTTCAGCTTTTCATCCAGCTTTCGTACTTCATCTAAAAATTCTTTATTTATAATGGTAGAAAAACGGCGTTCTATTCCTATTAAGATAGGGACATCCTCTCCGAAAATATCGGCAATTTTTTTTGCGCTGATGCGTGATGGATCGTTTTTTGGAATAAAACGGAAGTTGTTATTGTCAAAGTTGAGCCGTATTATTTGGAGTGCAAAAAACAAGGTTACTGCAAGAATAGTTATCAGCATTGTGACGGGATGTTTATAAAAATTGTTTGTTGAAAATATATGCTTTTTTTCTTTTTTCATTAAGATGCTCCTCCGCCGGACTTTTTAATTATATAATCGCACTATCTTTTTGTCAAGCAAGAGTAAATCCCAATATAAATTTGCTTTCCTATCGACTTTTTCTTATTTTTTATGTATTATAGTAAAATACAATGGAGAATGTATGAGTAAAAATAATGACGATAAAAACCAAAACGATCCTTTTAATTTTTTTAATTTCGGGCCGGATTCCGATGGAGACGATAAAAAGTCTCCCAAAAAGCCTTTTTTTTCTTTATGGCTTTTAGCTCCTCTTGTAGTTGTCATTTTTATCTTAATTAATCAGTTAATGGTTCTCAATAGTTCTGCCTTGATTCCGTTTTCGGAGTTTAAGGATAGAGTTACTTCGGGACAGATAAAAAAAGTTATTTTAGGCCCTGTTTATTTTACAGGATACACAAGCATACAGGATGAAGAGCCTTCCAATACGTCCCTTTTTTCGTTTTTATCGGTACAACAAAATACTAATGAATATACGACTGTCGGTATTTACACCTCTGAGTTTTTACAGCTTTTAGACGATCACCATGTCGTTTACCATATAAAGCCAAAGGAAAAAAGTTATCTCGTTGAGCTCCTTTTACAGTGGGTAATTCCCTTCCTTTTGATCTTCCTTGTTTGGCGTGCCATTATGAGGCGGATGACCAAGGGTATGGGCGGCTTGGGCGGAAGTATTTTTTCTCCCGGGCAGGCTCGAAGTGCAGCTATAGACGAAGGCAAGGTCGAAACCCGCTTTAAGGATGTTGCAGGTGTAGACGAGGCCAAAGAAGAATTAATGGAAGTTGTAGACTTCTTAAAGTATCCGCAAAAATATACGGAAATAGGCGGAAAGATTCCGCGGGGCGTTCTTTTGGTAGGTCCTCCCGGAACGGGAAAAACCCTTCTTGCAAGGGCGGTCGCAGGGGAAGCCGGAGTTCCCTTCTTTAGGATAAGCGGTTCCGACTTTGTCGAGATGTTTGTCGGTGTAGGAGCTTCCCGTGTGCGCGACCTCTTTAGGCAGGCCCGCGAAAAGGCCCCCTGTATTATCTTTATAGACGAATTGGATGCCATCGGAAAGTCGCGCCATAATTCTTACAGTTCAAACGATGAGCGGGAGCAGACCCTCAATCAGCTCTTAGTCGAAATGGACGGCTTTGACAATAAAACGGGCTTGATTCTTTTAGCCGCGACCAACCGCCCCGATGTTTTGGATCCGGCTCTTTTGCGTCCCGGCCGCTTTGACAGACAGGTTGTAGTTGACCGCCCCGATGTTAAGGGTAGGGAGCAGATTCTTAAACTCCATGCAGAAAATGTAAAGCTGGATGCTTCAGCTGACTTGGCTTCGATAGCCCGCATTACGGCAGGCTGTTCGGGTGCCGACCTTGCAAATATCATCAACGAAGCGGCTCTTTTGGCTGTAAGAGGCAAGAGAAAGACCGTCATAATGACCGACTTGGATGAGGCTGTAGAAAAGGCTATGATAGGCTTACAGAAAAAATCCCGAGTAATCCGCGAAGAAGAGCGGAGGGTAATTGCCTATCACGAAACCGGCCACGCCATTGTGGGCAGCTTTACCGAGGGTGCAGACAAGGTTCATAAGGTTACGATTGTTCCGCGGGGAACTTCCACCTTGGGCTATACTTTCCATATTCCTGAAGACGATAAACACATTGTTACCGAAAAGCAGCTTTTGGCCGAAATAGATGTTCTTTTAGGCGGACGGGCTGCAGAGCAGGTAAAATTCAATATGGTTTCTACCGGAGCGGCAAACGACCTTTCCCGTGCAACCGACATTGCCCGAAGCATTATAACCGACTACGGTATGAGCTCTAAGTTTAAAAACGTCGCTTTAAGCAAGAGGGGGGCAGGCTACCTTGGAGATAATGAACCTCAGTTAGTCCGCGAATATGCAGAAACAACCCAGCAGTATATTGATGAAGAAATTGCAAAGATAATCAATACCCGCTATGAGATTGTTGTAAAAATGCTGAACGACAAAAAGCATCTTTTAGAGAAGATAGCAACAACTCTTTTAGAAAAAGAAACTATAGAGAACGAAGAATTTGATGCAATAATTGCAGAAGAGAAGACTCCTCAGCTTTTTGACAAGGAAGATGAAGAGTGTGTGGAGGCCTCAAATGATAATTCTCAGCCTCTTGAATCTTCTCAAATATAGAAAGAAATTTTGTAAAACAAATAAAACATATTAGACTTGTAAATATCACAAAAAAATGATAGAATACGGCTATTAATTACGGAGGTTTATATGACTAGATGGGGAGCTTTTGCACTCGGTGTTGCTGCAGGCGGAGCCGCAGTTCTTTTATCCAGAAATGCTAATTTTAAAAAGGCTTGTGCCAAGGTTGTAGGAGCAGGTTTAAAATTAAAAGAAGATGCAGCTGCCTTTGTTGAAACCGTAAAAGAAGACGCTCAAGATATAATGGCAGAAGCTGCATACAATAAAGAAGCTGCGGAAGCAAAATAATCTAATCTCTTATCTATCAAAATCTTTATGAATTTTTATATAGCTCACCGCCTTCCCGGACGTTTACGTTTAAGGTATAAACGCAAAGGTTTAAGCCGCAAACAAGCTGTCCTTGTAGAGACCCTTGTGTCCTTACAGGAAGGCATAATTTCTATCAGTGTAAATCCGGTTTCAGGAAGTATTTTAATTGAGTATTCAGGCATAAGCGAAGAAGAAGCTCTTTCTTATATAAGAGCTCTAAATTCTTCCTATCTTGAAAATGAAGAATTATTGGCAAGTATAGATGAGCCTGTTGTAACTCAGGGCTTAGCCGTTTCTTTGGTGGGTCTTCTGGCAGAATTTTTTATCCGTAAACTGCTGCCCTTTCCAGTAAGGAAGCTTCTAGCCCTTACCTCAATTATGCCCCGTGTAAGAACTGGAATAAAAGCCTTGGCTGACGGGAAGCCCTTTTGTGCCGAGACCCTTGATGCAACAGCTCTTTCACTGGCTTATGCAAGCGGGGATTTAAATACGGCCGGCACCATTGCCATGATGCTGGAGATGGGCGAAATCTTGGAAGATTATACAAGGCGCAAGTCCTATGAGAATTTAGCTCAAAGTTTTTTGAACACAAAGGAAATAGTACATGTCTTACGGGACGGAAATGAAACGGAAATATCGGCCAATCTTCTTCAAGCCGGGGACACGGTTGTTCTTAGGATAGGCTCCGTTATTCCTGCCGACGGAACGGTCGTAGCCGGGGAAGCTTCGGTTAATCAGGCTTCGATGACGGGCGAGGGCTTGCCTGTGCACAAGATTCCGGGAGATACGGTTTTTGCTTCTACCGTTGTTGAGGAGGGAGAGATTCATGTCTGTGTAAGGGCTTGCGGCAGGGAAACCAGAGTCAGCAAGATAGCCGATATGATTGACCGCTCTCAATCCCTAAAGGCGGCTTCACAAATAAGGGCTGAAAGAACGGCTGACAGGCTTGTTTTTTATAACTTCCTTCTTGCAGGGCTGACTTACGCCTTTACCAGCAACTTCGCAAAAGCGGCTTCAACCCTTCTTGTAGACTATTCTTGTGCGATGAAGCTATCAGCCCCTGTTTGTGTGCTTTCAGCCATGAAAAATTGTGCCGAGCACGGCATTACTGTAAAGGGTGGTAAATTTTTAGAAGACTTTGCCCGTGCCGATACGATTGTCTTTGATAAGACCGGAACTCTCACCGAATCCCAGCCCTCCGTTAAGCAAATAGTTACCTTCGGAGGCAGGGCGGAACATGAGGTGCTTAAAATAGCAGCCTGCCTTGAAGAGCATTTTCCTCACTCCCTTGCAAGGGCTGTTGTTCGGGAAGCTGAAAATAGGGGAATCGAACACAGGGAAGATCATACAAAGGTTTCTTATATTTTAGCCCATGGTCTTGCCTCAACCTTAAACGGGGAGGAGCTTCGTATAGGAAGTGCTCATTTTATATTCGATGATGAGGGTATTCCTAAAACCGAAGAGGCCGAAAGAGCTATAGAGGATTTGGCACAGACAGGATGCTCTCAGCTTTATTTATCTGTAGGAAAGGAGCTTGCGGGGATTATAGCCATAGAAGACCCCTTACGCCCTGAAGCCAAGGAAGTGGTTGCAGAGCTTCATAGGCTGGGGATAAAAAATATAATTATGCTTACAGGGGATGGGCCGCAAACTGCCCGCAGCATAGCCAAAAAAACGGGTATTGACCGCTACCATGCTCAGGCCCTGCCCGATACAAAGGCCGATTTTATTAAAAGATTAAAAGAAGAGGGCAAGCTTGTTGTAATGGTAGGAGACGGTATAAACGATTCGCCTGCCCTTTCGGAGGCCGATGTCGGGATTGCAATGGGGCAGGCTTCTTCCATAGCCGGAGAAACGGCAGACATCCTCCTTCCCGATGACGGCCTAAGAGCCCTACCCCTTTTAAGAAAAATTGCGATGGGTTTGATTAATAGGATTAATATCAATAACAAGCTTATTATAGGAATTAACTCAGGGCTTATTGCAGGAGAACTGGCCGGTTCTATTGCTCCGGCTGCAGCGGCCCTAATACATAACGGTTCTACAGTGGCCATAGGTATGTCGGCTATGAGAAGCTATGAAGAGCCGCTTGATAAAAGTGTTTAACAGAGGAAAATATTATAATGACTGTTTCAAGTTTTTTTCCCGGGCATATAAGGCTCAGGGGCGAGATGATAAAGGATAAGGATATTTTTGAAGCCTTTGAAAAGGCTGCATCTTCACATAAGGCTGTCCGCAAAATTGAAAGGAATGAGAGGACAGGAAGCCTTTGTATTGAGTACGATGCAAAGGCTCTGCCCCTATCGAAGTTTGAAATTTTTAGAGAAGACTTGCCTGAGTTAAAAAAACTTTCCGATGCTTACACTTTAGGCAAGGCCGAAAAGGAAGTGATCATCCAAAAAATTTCAGAGCTTTGGGAAAAATTAAAAAACGCGTAAAAAGTAATTTTAGGAAAATTAGTTGATTTTTTATATATTTTGGAGTATAATAATAGGTATGAGAGTAAAATCTTACTTAGGCTTAAAATTCGGTTTTTCTAATTGTAATTTTTTGTGTGCCGATTATGTGCATAAAAATGTTAGCCTAGGTTTACCCCCCCCCATTTTCTCTATTAAGTAAAATATCTCTAATCAAAACTTTTAATACTTATTTTTCTCATATAAGGTCTTTCTTTTTTGAAAATAAACCGCTAAAGAATATATGCCGGTATATTTTGCTTGACTTCATAAAAGAAGTATGTTTTTCTAATTTTTATTCATCGAATTTAAAATATTTTAATCTAATATACATAAATAAAAGGAGATTTATTGTATGGAAGTAGTATCTTTTTCGGTTGAAAATTTTAGAAGTATTACAAAGAAAAGTGTAATACCCTTAAAAAAACTTTCTATTTTAATCGGTAAAAACAATGAGGGTAAGTCAAACCTGTTAAAGGCTCTTGGGCTTGCAATGGATATTATAAGTTCAGGCCGGTTTATAAGGAGACCTATTCGCAGCAGCCGATTGATATTTTCACGGACTCAGAAGTATGACTGGGAAAGGGATTTTCCAATATCCCTCCAAGAAGATGGTATAGGAGGAGAAACAAGGCTTGGTCTTGAATTTGAGCTATCTCAGGCAGAAAAGGAAGAATTTAATAAGAGGTTTAAACTTAAACTTTCATCCAATCTTGTATTTGAAATAAGTATAGATTCAAATGTTAAGGTAGAGCTTGAGATAAGTGAACAAAACAAAAAGAACAAAAAAATATTTGGAGACCAAAAACATGAAATATGCGAATTCTTAAAAGAAAAAATATATTTTAATTATATTCCTGCAGTCCGAACCGAGGAAGCTGCTGCAAAAATTGTCTATGAGCTTATAAGAAATGAATTATTAGGAATCAAAGAAAATAAGAAATATAAACAGGCTTTGGAGTCTATCAAAAAACTGGAAGCCCCTGTTTTAAAAAAGATTAGCAAGACCATTAAAGATTCGATAGTACAGCTTGTTCCTAATGTAAGGGATGTAATAATTGCAAACGATAGTGAGTCCTCATATATGAGTAGACATTTGTATTCCGGTCGTGAATATATCGAAATAGATGACGGTACAAAAACAGGTCTTGAATTAAAGGGAGACGGAGTAAAAAGTTTGGTTACAATGGCCTTGTTAAAGGATATGACATTAAAAAAAGACCAAATTTCTTTTGTAGCAATAGAAGAACCTGAAAGTCATCTGCATCCCGAAGCTGTACACCTTTTAAAAAATAAGATATATGAGATAGCCGAAAAAAATCAAGTAATCATCTCTACACATAGTCCCATCTTTGTAGACCGTGAAAATATAGATTCAAACATCATTATAAATGACGGTAAGGCAGCCCCTGCAAGAGATTTAAAAGTTATAAGAGAGGTTTTAGGTATAAAAATATCGGATAACTTAAAAAATGCAGAGCAAGTCTTGGTTGTTGAAGGAGAAAGCGACTTCATTATTTTGCAAGCTGTACTTCCCCTGTTAAGTAAGGTATTAAAAGAAAAATTAAAGGAAAATTTTTTAATTATAGAAGAACTAAGAGGCAGTTCAAATATAAAATACAGAATAGGGGAGTTAAAATCTTGCTTTTGTTCTTATCATATTTTGCTTGATAATGATGAAGCAGGACGAAGAGCAAAGGCTGACAACGAAATACCGGATAAGAATATTACCTTTGTAACTTGTAAAGGTATGAAGGAATCTGAAATTGAAGATACCATAAATGTAGATATTTATAAAGAAGAAGTAGAGGGAAAGTACGGAATAGACTTATCTTGCAAGTATTTTAAATCTAATAAGAAAAAATGGTCTGAAAGAATGAAGGATGTTTTAAAAGCTAGCGGAAAAAAATCTGATGAGGATGCATTAAAGGGTATTAAAACAATCGTTGCAAGCTGTGTTAAGAAAAATCCGAAAAAGGCCTTAAATGAAAATAAAAAGGAAAGCATTGAAGCTTTAGCAAAAAGTTTAGAAAAAATAAATTTATAAAATAATTGGAGGTTTTGAAAATGAAAAAATTCAAAATTAGGGCAGTATCTATTACTGCATTGTTGTTGGCTGCGGGGCTCTTATTGACCGGTTGTCCTACAGGTCAGGGAAAATCCGGCGGAGGTGAATCTTCTGAAGTAACTCCTAATATTCCTGTTGATAAGACATATACTGTAGGTTCAGTCGAATTTACCATGAAAGGTATAGCCGCCGTGGATGCTTCCTTGGGACA
This genomic window contains:
- the deoD gene encoding purine-nucleoside phosphorylase — protein: MSIHIAAKQGEIADKILLPGDPLRAEFVANNFLEDPQCYNKVRGMLGFTGTYKGVRVSVQGTGMGQPSFSIYANELFSEYGVQKAIRIGTAGALQKDIGLRDVVLAMSASTDSGINTHRFRGCHYAPTADWKLLKNAYDHAQKMGVNPLVGSIASSDVFYDDLETWKMWAAYGVLAVEMEAAELYTLAAKYKRQALAVLTISDNVVTHEQTSSEERQTTFKTMMEIALEAIIA
- a CDS encoding NifU family protein; this translates as MLVKEEVEKGIALVRPYLQADGGDIELHSVDENGKVYVKLKGACGSCPMAIYTLKMGVEEQLKDMFPEVTEVVAV
- a CDS encoding outer membrane lipoprotein-sorting protein, with the protein product MKKLTLSLIFAIGFCSLIFAQSAEEIAAKTKTKNTASSLGSESSLDMQAGGKTLSTLEIRQYSSLDKKGLQRMFVEIRNPPSYKGSRFLMIEKADGSTDQRMYLAQTKKVQKISAQGSADEPFMGSDFSNNDISFMERDTKLDNFKILGEEEYEGKLVYIIESTPKDKNYTYSKTIMRITKDKNLLLKAEFYQGSQLVKILELYDYKEVNGIMTAHKTKLSTVKTNTSTVISIKRIEYGMKIPDYIFTQKYLETGKK
- a CDS encoding RND family transporter, which gives rise to MKKEKKHIFSTNNFYKHPVTMLITILAVTLFFALQIIRLNFDNNNFRFIPKNDPSRISAKKIADIFGEDVPILIGIERRFSTIINKEFLDEVRKLDEKLKEIDLVKNTVLITSTTHIDNGEDGIVSEPIIPADFSGTEEEIKAVKNKLRSWDMYERSLVSEDLRATQILVFLNITNEESGSPATIAACRKIMKLTEAWDFPDSKIYLTGAPIFNEIVNEATAHDLSFLVPLVIIVVLGVLFLSFRRFTGVFLPLLTVICSVIWSLGAMALFNVPLSILSTILPIILIAVGSAYGIHVINHYYDEVVQDDSISKEEHKRQVVKALSEVIRPVFLAALTTFAGFVSFCFTSVVPIFEFGIFSSFGVAAAFLISITLIPSILILRGPKKPSMRWANKKDTTGGLDRGIATTFVLISEHSRSVILFAGLIVVLSVFGLKKLVIDNVLMEYFEKDVAVIQSDVFMREKFGGSKLLEMVIKAKDGSNVLRPDILKAIDDLSFFLEEEVEDVGKVTSIVPLIKRLNQVYNADESPEGIQAADINEAESSDDFGSFDDFASFGDFGNFEEEADSGSRAAESSSKPKKQYSQEEIMAMLNDASKERIKNNLPAESLVYELGKKLNYKGLAYYEIPTDPKKYGKNSQEELSAIMQNYLILLGKNTEGFLDNNTDPKTLKVNIQLRTVGQQDTDRVLEEINDYVRLKFPEDIIAETGGFVLVEKTLNKLVVESQLISVGVSLFIVFLILSIYYRSAFAGLFGILPLALSILINFGIMGALGIKLNIGTAMVASFAIGIGVDYTIHFLAAYHKCLIRTNGDPKFLYLAFLGSGKAILFNAVSVGAGFAVLMLSKFNMLSELGFLIALIMITSSFGSLTILPVLLNLVKPKFIKKLLPVDIKELKNEYSFNEEKDTEGV